The Plasmodium knowlesi strain H genome assembly, chromosome: 4 genome window below encodes:
- a CDS encoding 60S ribosomal protein L37ae, putative, which yields MSRRTKKVGLTGKYGTRYGSSLRKQIKKIELMQHAKYMCSFCGKTATKRTCVGIWQCKKCKRKVCGGAWSLTTPAAVAAKSTIIRLRKQKEEAQKS from the exons atgtcgcgaagaacgaaaaag GTCGGCTTAACGGGAAAGTACGGAACGAGGTATGGATCTTCCCTCCGTAAGCAAATCAAGAAAATAGAACTTATGCAACATGCCAAGTATATGTGCAGCTTCTGTGGAAAG ACGGCAACCAAAAGAACCTGTGTAGGCATATGGCAATGCAAGAAATGCAAAAGAAAGGTGTGCGGAGGAGCCTGGAGTTTAACCACCCCCGCAGCGGTTGCAGCCAAGTCAACCATCATTAGGCTGAGAAAGCAAAAGGAAGAGGCACAGAAGTCGTAA
- a CDS encoding Sec61-gamma subunit of protein translocation, putative has translation MFEGKLPEFMVDENHPIGCIISGIQTFVHDSVRLIRKCTKPNKKEYTNIVYACSFGFLIMGFIGYTIKLVFIPINNIFVGSY, from the coding sequence ATGTTCGAAGGAAAGCTCCCCGAATTTATGGTTGATGAAAACCACCCCATCGGGTGCATCATCAGTGGCATACAAACTTTCGTCCATGACAGTGTTAGGTTAATAAGGAAGTGCACCAAGCCGAACAAGAAGGAATACACGAACATTGTGTATGCCTGCTCTTTTGGTTTTCTCATCATGGGATTTATTGGATACACTATCAAGCTTGTATTCATTCCGATAAATAACATTTTCGTGGGTTCATACTAA